The Candidatus Tectomicrobia bacterium DNA window TGTGGGCGCCCGAGTCGGGGACGGATCACCTCGTCGTCCTGCGGACCCGGTGAGTGGGGTCCGAAATTCGCATGCGGAAAGCGCTTGCAGAGCGGACGAGATGAGGGCATATTTCGGATAGAAACGTCCGGTATATGGAGACATGCCCATGCCCCCATCCGACAAGCAGGCCCTCGAATCTTGCTGCCCCTACCGGGAGGACTCCGAGGAAGAAGGAATCCTCTGCTTCGACCCCTGGCTGGACGAGTACGCCAAGCCTCCCGAGAACATCATCGAGGGCTGGTGCAAGGGCGACCATCTGCACTGTCCCGTCTACACGGGCTTCCAGCGGAGCGTGGCGCTCCGGACCGGGGGCCAGCTTCCCTAGCCCGCTCCTGCCAGGAGGCCGTCATGATCCCGGGTCCGGAGGCGTTCGAGGCGGCGCGGGAGCCGGCGAACCGGATGAACCTGGGTTGCCCCTTCCGGGTGGACTTCCCGGGAGAGGGGTTCCTTTGCTTCGAGCCCATGGGGCGGACGCTGCGGCCCCCGGTGGATGACGCTTGGTGCGGCCGGGACCCGCTCCGATGCCCCGCTTGCCAAGCCTCCCTGCAGGCCCTCCGGATGATGCTGCTGCGGCGCTGCGCCTGATCGATTCCCCTACTCCGCCAGCATCCGCACCGGCAGGAGCGTCTTGCGCAGGCGGAATTTCACCACCGAGTGGCGCTCGATGTGCGCCATCGCCTCCTCGACCGAGTCCGTGACGAGGATGAGGTCGAGGTCCGTGGGCGAGATGGTTCCCTCTCCCGCCATCTCCTTGAGGAGCCCGAGAAGGGGCTCCCAGTAGTGCCGCCCCATCAGGACGATGGGGAAGTCCTGGATCTTCCCGCACTGGATCAGGGTATACGCCTCGAACAGCTCGTCCAGCGTCCCGATGCCGCCCGGCATCACGACGAAGGCGTAGGAGTACTTGAAAAGGAAGACCTTCCGGATGAAGAAGTAGCGGATGGTCACCCAGTGGTCGAGGTAGGCGTTCGGCTTCTGCTCGTGGGGGAGCTGGACGTTGCATCCGACCGAGCGGCCGCCGCCTTCCTTGGCCCCCCGGTTGGCGGCCTCCATGAGACCGCTCCCGCCCCCCGTCATCACCGTGAAGCCCAGCTTCACGATCTCGCGGCCCACCTCGCGCGCCAGCTCATAGTAGGGGTGCCCCTCCTGGATGCGGGCCGAGCCGAAGACCGTCACGCAAGGGCCCAGGAAATGGAGCTTTCGGAGCCCCCGCACGAACTCCAACGCCACGCGGAAAAGAAAGGCCGCCTCCCATTTCCGGGAGTGCGGCCCTTCGAGGAACGCCTTCTCGTCCAGCTTTTGGCCGTCTTGGGTGCCGAGCAACCCTTTCAACGGGCGCCTCCCGCGGGGCTACTTCCCGGCCCGCGCCTCCTGGATCAAGCCGGCGAGGTCCGCCTCCTCCATGGCGCCCGGGATGAGCTTCTTCCCGACGACGAAGGCCGGCGTCCCCCGGATGGCGAGCGCCTGCGCCAGGGCGAAGTTCTTCTGCAGGATCGCCTCGATCTCGGGCGCCGCCATGTCCTTCTTCAGTCGCTCGGAGTCGAGCCCCACCGAGGCCGCCGTCTCGAGAATCTCCGCCTCGCTGAACGAGCCCCCGCCCGACATGAGGGCGTTGTGGAAGGCGACGTACTTTCCCTGGGCGCGTGAGGCGAGGGCGGCCCGGGCCGCGAGGACCGAGGGCGGACCCAGGATGGGGAACTCCTTGTAGATGATGCGAACCTTGGCGTCCTTCTTGAGGACGTTCTCCACCGCCGGGTGCACCTTCCGGCAGTAGCCGCAGCGGTAGTCGAAGAACTCGACGATGGTCACGTCCCCCTGGGGATTCCCGCCCACGGGCGCCTCGGCGTCGTTGTAGAGCGGGCCCTGGTTCTGGCCGAGCGCCTGGTGCGCGGCCGCCGTCTGGGCGGCCTCCCGCTTTTGCTCGAGCGACGCGATGGCCTCGGCGATGACTTCGGGGTTCTTGAGGAGGTACTGGCGGACGATGCGCTCGACGTCCGCCTCGCCGCCCGGAGTCCCCGAGAGCCTCCAGACGAGCAGGGAGCCCAGGACGATCAGGATCACGAGGGTGGCGGCCGTGGTGAAGGTCAGGCGGTTCTTCATGGACGGGATTTTCCTCACTGGGGGAATGCGCGCCGCCCGCGGCGGCCGGATAGAGAATGGGCGGGGAAACCCCCGGAGTCAAGGCGGCGGCGGGCATGCTACAATGGCGGCTTCGCGGCCATGCCATCGGTCCAGCGGGAGGCGCCGCCTCTCAAGACAGGGGGAGGGTAGATATGCCCTGCTTCGTCAAGCGTGTCGGCCACATCGGTATCCACGTGAAGGACGTGGGGCGCTCGATCCAGTTCTACCGCGAGGTCCTCGGCCTGAAGCTCACGGGCAAGTGGGGCCCGCCCGACTTCCGCCGCCCCATCTGCTTCATGCGCTGCGGCGACATGCACCACGACCTCGTGTTCTTCGAGCTGGCGGAGGACGCGCGCAAGGCCGGCATCCCCCTCGGCGACTCCGAAAAGCGCACCCAGGCCGGGCTCCACCACATCGCCTTCGAGGCCCACGACCGGGAGACCTGGCTCGAGGCCCTCCAGCACGTCCGGGGAAAGGGCATCCAGCTCGTTTCGGGGCCCTACACCCACGGCCCCGAGGGCTCGGACGGGGACAGCTTCGTGGGCGGCAGCGGGAGCCACGCCTTCTACTTCCTCGACCCCGACGAGAACCGCATCGAGATCTACTGCTGGATGATGCGGGTCAGCCGGCCCAGCATCGCCGCGCCCGCGCCGGACCTGTAGGGAAAAACAAGCCTTCCGGGGCGGATATTCCCCGCAGGGGCGTTCAATCGGGCGCCCCTGCGCTTGCTCGTGCACGGAGAGATCCCGCATGCCCTCCGATTCCCCCCGCGTCTTTCCCGCCGGCGCCCTGCGCGGCTTGGTGGAGCGCCTGTTCGCGGCCGCGGGCTGCGGGCCGGAGGACGCGGCCGTGGCGGCCGACGTCCTGCTGGAGGCCGACCTGCGCGGCTACGGCACGCACGGCCTCCTCCGGCTGCCCATGATGATCCGGCGCATCCAGTCCGGCATGATCGACCCGAGGGCGCGCCCCCGGGTGACGGAGGAGCGCGAGGCCAGCGCCCTGGTGGACGCCGGCCGTGCGCTGGGCCCGGTGGGCGTCCTCTACGGGGCGCGCTTGGCCGCCCGCAAGGCCGCGCGCGCCGGCTGCTGCGCGGTCGGGGTGGTGAACGCCGACCACATCTGCATGGCGGGCTACTACGCCGAGCACATCGCCCGGGAGGGCCTGGCGGGCCTCCTGATGGGCGTGGTGCAGCCCCTGGTCCATCCGCTCGGGGGCGGCGAGCGCGTGCTGGGCACGAACCCCCTCGCCATCGCCCTTCCGGGTGAGGACGGCCGGCCCCTCCTCCTCGACTTCGCCACGAGCGAGATCGCCTTCGGCTCCGTCCTCCGGGCGAAGGCCCGGGGGGAGAGACTCCCGCCCGGGGCGGCCGTCGGGCCGGACGGCCGGCCCACGACCGATCCGGCCGAGGCGGCGGCGGGCGCGGTCGCCCCCTTCGGCGGGCACCGGGGCTACGGCCTGTCGCTCTTCATGGGGCTGCTGGCGGGCCCTCTCCTCGGGGCCAAGGTGGGGAAGCCCCTGGGCCAGGCCGTCCGCGAGGGGCGCTACGACAAGGGGGAGCTCCTCATCGCCATCGACCCCGCCGCCTTCGGCGACCCCGGGGAATTCCGCCGGGCCGCCGCCGTCCACATCCGGGAAGTGAAAGGCTCGCGAAAGGCGCCCGGGGCCCCGGAAATCCGCATCCCCGGCGAGCGCGGCTTCGCCGAGCGCGAACGCCGCCTGCGCGAGGGCGTTCCCATCGACGCGGCCGTCTGGGCGGAGGTCGCCTCCCTCGCCGGGGAGCTGAAAGTTTCTCTTCCCGGATAGCTTTCTCCGCTTCCCTCTTGAGAAGTACGCATCTCCCGGCGGATAATGCGCGCCGGTTCCCTTTCTTTAACTCGTTCGGCAGGGGCTCTCTGGAGGGTGACGGGCATGCGGCGCATGCGGTGGGCGGCACTGTGCGGGTTGGCGTTCTTGCTCTGGATGTTTTCCGTCCCGGCCTGGGGCCAGACGGCGGAGGAGTGGTTCCGCCGGGGGAGGGAGGCCACCTCGCCCGACGACCAGATCCGCTACTACACCGAGTATCTCCGCCTCCGCCCGGACGACTACGTCGGCTACAACAACCGGTGCATCGCCTACCGGGCGAAGAAGCTCACCGACCTCGCCCTGGCCGACTGCAACCGGTCGGTGCAGATGAAGTCCGACTTCGCCCTGGCCTACAACAACCGGGGCAACGTCTACCTGGACAAGGGGCAGTTCGACCTGGCCATCGCGGACTACTCCAGGTCCATCCAGCTGGACCGGAACTACGCCCTGGCCTACAACAACCGCGGCGTCGCCTACCACGACAAGAAGATGCACGACCTCGCGCTCTCCGATCTCACCGAGGCCATCCGGCTCGATGGCGGCAAGCCTCTCTACCACCGCAACCGCGGCCGCCTCCAGATCGACCGGAAGAACTATCCGGCGGCCATCGAGGATATGAACCGCGCCATCCAGATGGAGCCGGGCGAAGCCTACAACTTCTACCACCGGGGGCGCGCCCGCGAGCTGGCCAAGATGACCGACGAGGCCATCCAGGACTACACCCAGGCCATCCGCCTGAACCCCTCCGACACCTACTTCAACCGCAACCGCGGCTACCTGTACCTGGACAAGGAGCTGTACGACCTGGCCGTCGCGGATTACAACAAGCACCTGGGCGCCGTGCCGGACGACCACGTCTCCTTCAACAACCGGGCCGTCGCCTACGAGAACAAGGGGCAGATCGACCTCGCTCTCGCCGACTACGCCAAGGCCGCCCAGATCAACCCCAAGTACGCCCTCCCGCACCGCAACCGGGGGCGGATCTTCCAGGGCCGCAAGCAGTACGACCTGGCGGTCATCGAGTACACCAAGGCCTTCGAGCGCGACCCGAAGGACATCTCCTCCGTCCGCTGGCGCGCCCAGAGCTACAAGGCCATGAAGCGCTGGGAGGAGGCCCGGAACGATTTCGAGAAGGCCTACCAGGCCGATCCCGCGAGCGCCGCGGCCAACAACTCCCTCGCCTGGTTCCTCGCCACCTGCCCGGGGCCCGCCTCCTGCCGCAACGGCAAGCGCGCCGTCGAGCACGCCCTGAAGGCCGTGGGACTTGATTACAGTGCCTCCTACATGGACACCCTCGCCGCCGCCTACGCCGAGGACGGGCGGTGGGAGGACGCCGTGCGGACCCAGGAGCAGGCCGTCGCCATGCTGCGCCAGCAGAAGGCGAGCGAGAAGCGCATCGCCGACTACCAGACGCGCGCCGACCTCTTCAAGAAGAAGAAGCCCCACCGGGAGGCGGAGTGAAGGGAGGGGCTTGCGGCCCATGCGGAGGAGGGCTGGGCATGAAACGGCTTTGGCTCGTCATGCTGGCGGTTGCGGTCGTCGTGGGCGTTTCCGCCCCGGCCTGGGGCCAGACGGCGGAGGAGCTGTGGCGGAAGGCGCAGGAGACGCAGTCCTACGAGGCTCAGATCCGCTACTACACGGAATACATCCGCCTGAGGCCGGAAAGCTACGCTGCCTACACCAACCGGGGGAGCGCCTACGGACGCAGGGGTCTTTACGATCTTGCCGTTGCGGACCACACAAAGGCAATCCAGTTGAAGCCGGATTACATACTGGCTTACAGCAACCGGGCCGCGATGTACAAGAGGCTGAGGCTCCTGGACCTGGCTCTCGCGGACATCGCGAAAGTGCTCCAGAGGGAGCCGAATCATGTTTTCTCTCTCAGCAACCAGGCGGAAATCTATTTGATGAAGAAGCTTTACCTTCAGGCGCTCGCGGCGCAAGAGAAGGTGGTTCGGCTGGCGCCCGAGGACTCCGCGGCGAACAACTTCCTCGCCTGGTTCCTCGCCACCTGCCCCGGGCCGCCAAGCTGCCGGGACGGAAAACGCGCCGTGGAGATCGCCATCAAGTCGGTCCGCCTGAGGTGGGATGAGTACAACTTGGACACCCTGGCCGCGGCCTACGCCGAGGCGGGACGCTTCGAGGACGCCGTCAAGACCCAGCAGCAGGCCATCGACCTCCTCCGCCAGAAGAAGGCGGGCGAGGTACGCATCGCCAGTTATGAAAAGCGATTGAACCTTTACCTGCAGAGGAAGCCCTATAGGGACAACTAGTTTTGCATCCAGTCAGGAGGCCCCCGTGCCCCGGCCGCACTACGATGCCCCGCCCCGCGCGGGGGACACGATGATCCCCTACGGCCAAGAGCCATCGAGGCTCGCGGGCCCCCGCCCCGAGATGAAGAAGAACACCCGCCTCGTGGGCCACACGGACTTGGACGGCTGGGGGGACACCTTCCAGATCCAGGTGCGGGACGGGGTGGCCTACGTCGCCGCCTCGGGCGCCCTGGGCCACAACGGCATGACCGTCCTGGACGTCTCGGACCCCTCGAGGCCCCGGGTGGTCCACCGCATCGTGGACCGGCCGAGCGCCCGCACCCATAAGCTGCTCCTCGTCGAGGACGCCCTCTACACCAACAGCGAGAAGGTGCCCGGCATCGACGACCCCGAGGCCGTCGGGGGGATGCGTATCTTCGACCTCGGCGACCGCAGGAAGCCCCGCTTCGTGAACTGGATCGAGGGGGAGGGCCGGGGGGTCCACCGGCCCATCCACGACCGGGAGCGGAAGCTCCTCTACTGCTCGGCCTTCAAGGAGGGCTGCCGGGGCAAGGTGATGAACATCTACGACGTGCGCGACCCCTTCAAGCCCGAGCTCCTGAGCCAGTCCTGGATCGAGGGCCAGAACGAGGGGGCGGGGGAGAAGCCCTCGTGGGATTTCGAGCAGGTGGGCTGGGGCTGCTGGCTCCACGAGGCCAACCCCTGGGGGAACTACGCCACCTGCGGCTTCTGGAACGGGGGCATCGCCCTCTTCGACACCTCCGATCCCCGGCGGCCCCGGTTCCTCTGGCGCCACAACCCCCACGAGACCCACGGTTGGCCGGGCGCCTACCACACCTTCCTCGTGCCCCCGGGCGGGGAGTTCGCCGTGGTGACGACCGAGTGCGTCACCATGAACTGCGCCCACCCGCCCGCCTTCGTCACCTTCTACGACATGCGGAACCCGCTGCATCCGCTCCCCATCAGCACCTACCACCCCGCCGAGATCGACCCCGTCTCCATGCGCCCCCGGGACATGAGCTGGTGCGAGACGGGCGCCCGTTACGGGGCCCACAACGTCTGGCTCGACATGCGGCGCGACGACCTCGTCTACATCGTCTGGTACAACGGCGGCCTCCGCATCATCGACTGGTCCAACCCCTTCCGGCCCAAGGAAGCCGGTTACTACGTCCCCGCCGGGAACGCCGAGAAGTTCTGCCCCCAGTCCAACGACGTCTTCGTGGACCGCGCCACCGGCCTCGCCTATGTCGGCGACCGCTGGGGCCTGGGGATGCACATCGTCGAGTACACGGGCTAGACATTCCACGTAAGCCGTTCTTATAATTTCGGTTAATCTGGCGTTTCGTGTGCTGGGTGCTTGGAAACTCGTCTTCCGCTCCGCGCCAGAGGAGCGCGCGAAGGAGGCCGCTGATGGGGGGATGCGGTCCGGAGGTGAAGCAGACGGCGGAGCCTGCCCGGCGCCAGGAGCGCATGCTCAGGCGCGCCGAGCAGCTCGCCGGGATGGGGAGCTGGCACTGGGAGATCGGGACCAACACCCTCATCTGGTCGGACGAGCTCTGCCGGATCTACGGATTGGAGCCCGGAACCGCGCTCTCCTATGAGGTCTTCATCAACCGGATTCATCCCGACGACCGGGCCCGGGTCCACGCGGCCGTGGCCGCCGCGCTGGAATCGGGCAAGCCGTTCCGGCATCAGGAGCGGATCATCCGCCCCGACGGCCAGATGCGCGTGCTCGACTCCCAGGCCGAAGTGGAGCGGGACGAAGCCGACCGGCCGGTTTCGATGTTCGGGCTCTGCCGCGACATCACGGAGGAGGTGCGGGCGCGAGACGCCTTGCTGGAGAGGGAACGGCGGTTCGCCAAGCTGTTCCATGCCAGCCCGGTGGCCACGGCTCTCACCACCCTCGCGGAGGGCCGCTTCGTGGACGTCAACGCCCGGTTCCTGGACATCACCGGCTACAGCCGTGAGGAGCTCCTCGGCCTCGCCCCGCAGGTGCTGCGCCTTTGGTCCCCGCCGGAGGACCGCGAGGGGTTCCTGGCCAGGCTGCGCGAGGCGGGCACGCTCCGCGAGAGCACGGTGAGCTACTTGGACCGTACCGGCAACGAGCGCCGGGCGCTCGCTGCGGTGGAGCTGGTCGAGATCGACGGCGAAGACTGCCTGCTCACCCTGCTCTGGCGCACCTGAATGCGCCTTCCTGTGCGGCGCCGCCCGTTCATGAAGGAGTCTCTTTCAATCGGGCCGACCGAAAGGCTACTTCCTAATTCCCCTCCCTCCCCGCCGGCCGGTACATGAAGAGCGCGAGGAAGAAGCTGGCGCCCAGCCCCGCCAGGATGAAGCTGAAGGGGATGAGGTAGCTCCCCGTCCGGTCGAAGAGCAGCCCCGCCAGCGGCGGCCCGAGGGCCCCGCCCAGCCCGAAGGCGATCTCCAGCAGGCTCATCACCGCCCCGAAGGAGCGCCCCCCGAAGCTGTCCGCCGCCATGGCGGAGTGGCAGGTGCCCATCGCGCCCGTCCCGATCCCGTAGACCAGGGCGAAGAGCCAGGCCAGCCAGGCCGGGCTCCCCATCGGGGGGATGAGGAGGAGGAGGGCGAGGCCCGCCACCGAGATGGCGACGGCGATTGCCTGGGCCTGCTGGCGGCCGAGGCGGTCGCTCGCCCAGCCCAGCGTCATGCTCCCGATCATGCGGATGGCCCCCATCGAGCCGAAGATGAGGGCGGCGAAGGCGGTCGAGAAGCCCGCGTCCGTCAGGTAGAGGGCGAGCTGGCTCAGGACGGTGTTGTTGTTCACCCCGATGAAGAAGACGATGAGGGCTAGCGCCCAGAAGTTGCGCTCCCGCCGGACCGAGGCCAGTACCTGGCGCAGGGGGACGGAATGGCCCGGGGCGGGCGGGGCGGGGGTGCCCTCGCGGCGGGGCAGCCCGTCCAGGGACTGGCCCACGTCCTCGGGCCGGTCGCGCAGGAGGAGCCAGAGCACCGGGGCGAAGCCCGCCAGCACGAGGAGGCCGAAGGCTAGGTAGGCCGCCCGCCAGCCCGCCCCCGCGATCAGGCGCTCGATCGCGGGGATGAGGAGGAGGATGCCGATCCCGCTCCCCGAGAGGGCGATGCCCGTGGCGGCCCCCCGCTTGCGCTGGAACCAGCGGGGCATCATGGCGCTGTTCAGGGCGAAGCCGCTCATCGCCGCCCCAACTCCCAGGAAAAGGCCGGTGAAGACGTACACGTGCCAGAGGGAGGAGACGAAGAAGCCGAGGGCAAGCCCCATCCCCACCAGGGCCGATCCCCAGGGGACCACGGAGCGCGGGCCCTTCCGGTCGAAGAGGCTCCCGACGAAGGGGCAGATGAGGGCGTAGGTGGCGAGCATCAGGGCGTAGGCCCCGCCCAGCGCCCCCCGGCCCCAGCCGAACTCGGCGATGAGGGGCACCTGGTAGATGGCGAAGGAGAAGCGGGCCGTGATGGTGAAGGCCATGGTCCAGAACGCCAGGGCCACGATGACCCAGCCGTAGTAGAAGGGGAGGGTCAGGGGAGGGCGGCCGGGCACGGTGTCTCCTATGAAATCTCAATTCACGGCATCCGGCCCCGCCCCTCCCCCAATCCCTCCCCTTAACCAAGGGGAGGGATTGGGGGAGGGGCGAATCGTTCCGCGTGGTCTGTAGGGGCGGTTCGCGAACCGCCCCTATGGATGGCAGGGTGACCGCCGTTTCCTTGGGGATGCCCCGCCCCCGCTTGGGCCCACCCGGACGGCGGGCTATAATCCATCCGATCGGGCAGGATTTCCAGCCGGACAGGGGCGTTCCGTGGACCAGGCCACCCTCATCCAGAAGCTCACCGAGGCCGTGGGGGCCGACTACATCCACACCGACCCGGTGGCGCTCAGGGCCTACGACTGCGACGCCCTGACCATCTACAAGGGCCAGCCCTCGGCCGTCGTCCTCCCGGGGAGCACGGAGGAGGTCCAGCGGGTGGTGCGGCTGTGCCGGGAGGCGGGGGTGCCCCTCATCCCGAGGGGCGCGGGCACCTGCCTCTCGGGCGGAGCCACGCCCGCGCCGGGAGGCGTGCTGGCCGTCTTCGTGCGGATGAACCGTATCATCGAGATCGACTACGAGAACCGCCTCGCGCGCGTCCAGCCGGGGGTGGTGAACCTCCACCTCTCTCGCGAGACGCTGCCGCGCGGCTTCCACTACGCCCCCGATCCCTCCAGCCAGATGGCCTGCACCATCGGCGGGAACGCCGCCGAGAACTCGGGCGGCGCCCACTGCCTCAAGTACGGGATGACCACCAACCACATCCAGGGCATGACGGTGGTGCTGGGCTCGGGGGACGCCGTCCATCTGGGCGCCGACGGGGACGAGACCCCAGGGCTCGACCTGCGCGGCTTCTTCGTCGGCTCGGAGGGCACCTTCGCCGCCATCACCGAGCTGACCGTGCGCCTCACCCCGAACCCGGAGGGGGTGCGCACCATGCTCGCCTGCTTCAAGGAGGTGGGGGACGCCTGCCGCACCGTGAGCGAAGTGATCGCCGCCGGAGCCGTGCCCGCCGCGATGGAGCTCATGGACCGCTACACCATCGAGGCGGTCGAGAAGGTGATGCAGGCGGGCTATCCCCGGGACGCGGGTGCTGTCCTGCTGATCGAGCTGGACGGCCTGCCCTCCTCCATCCGGCCCCTCGAGAAGATCATCCGCGACATCTGCATGAAGAACGGCTGCGCCACCTTCCGGCTGGCCCAGAGCGAGGCCGAGCGCGAGAGCCTCTGGATGGGCCGCAAGAAGGCCTTCGGCGCCTTCGGGGCCATCGCCCCGGCCTACTACTGCCTGGACGGCACCGTGCCCCGCTCGAAGCTCGCCGAGGTGATCGACGAGTTCGACCGCATCGCCGCCCGCTACGGGCTTCGCATCACCAACGTCTTCCACGCCGGGGACGGCAGCCTCCATCCCAACGTCCTCTTCGACGACCGCGTGCCGGGCGAGACCGAGCGGGCCGTCGAGTGCGGGGCGGAGGTGCTGCGGGCCTGCATCCGGG harbors:
- a CDS encoding TIGR00730 family Rossman fold protein; this translates as MLGTQDGQKLDEKAFLEGPHSRKWEAAFLFRVALEFVRGLRKLHFLGPCVTVFGSARIQEGHPYYELAREVGREIVKLGFTVMTGGGSGLMEAANRGAKEGGGRSVGCNVQLPHEQKPNAYLDHWVTIRYFFIRKVFLFKYSYAFVVMPGGIGTLDELFEAYTLIQCGKIQDFPIVLMGRHYWEPLLGLLKEMAGEGTISPTDLDLILVTDSVEEAMAHIERHSVVKFRLRKTLLPVRMLAE
- a CDS encoding PAS domain S-box protein; its protein translation is MGGCGPEVKQTAEPARRQERMLRRAEQLAGMGSWHWEIGTNTLIWSDELCRIYGLEPGTALSYEVFINRIHPDDRARVHAAVAAALESGKPFRHQERIIRPDGQMRVLDSQAEVERDEADRPVSMFGLCRDITEEVRARDALLERERRFAKLFHASPVATALTTLAEGRFVDVNARFLDITGYSREELLGLAPQVLRLWSPPEDREGFLARLREAGTLRESTVSYLDRTGNERRALAAVELVEIDGEDCLLTLLWRT
- a CDS encoding tetratricopeptide repeat protein, giving the protein MRRMRWAALCGLAFLLWMFSVPAWGQTAEEWFRRGREATSPDDQIRYYTEYLRLRPDDYVGYNNRCIAYRAKKLTDLALADCNRSVQMKSDFALAYNNRGNVYLDKGQFDLAIADYSRSIQLDRNYALAYNNRGVAYHDKKMHDLALSDLTEAIRLDGGKPLYHRNRGRLQIDRKNYPAAIEDMNRAIQMEPGEAYNFYHRGRARELAKMTDEAIQDYTQAIRLNPSDTYFNRNRGYLYLDKELYDLAVADYNKHLGAVPDDHVSFNNRAVAYENKGQIDLALADYAKAAQINPKYALPHRNRGRIFQGRKQYDLAVIEYTKAFERDPKDISSVRWRAQSYKAMKRWEEARNDFEKAYQADPASAAANNSLAWFLATCPGPASCRNGKRAVEHALKAVGLDYSASYMDTLAAAYAEDGRWEDAVRTQEQAVAMLRQQKASEKRIADYQTRADLFKKKKPHREAE
- a CDS encoding MFS transporter, with product MPGRPPLTLPFYYGWVIVALAFWTMAFTITARFSFAIYQVPLIAEFGWGRGALGGAYALMLATYALICPFVGSLFDRKGPRSVVPWGSALVGMGLALGFFVSSLWHVYVFTGLFLGVGAAMSGFALNSAMMPRWFQRKRGAATGIALSGSGIGILLLIPAIERLIAGAGWRAAYLAFGLLVLAGFAPVLWLLLRDRPEDVGQSLDGLPRREGTPAPPAPGHSVPLRQVLASVRRERNFWALALIVFFIGVNNNTVLSQLALYLTDAGFSTAFAALIFGSMGAIRMIGSMTLGWASDRLGRQQAQAIAVAISVAGLALLLLIPPMGSPAWLAWLFALVYGIGTGAMGTCHSAMAADSFGGRSFGAVMSLLEIAFGLGGALGPPLAGLLFDRTGSYLIPFSFILAGLGASFFLALFMYRPAGREGN
- a CDS encoding DsbA family protein is translated as MKNRLTFTTAATLVILIVLGSLLVWRLSGTPGGEADVERIVRQYLLKNPEVIAEAIASLEQKREAAQTAAAHQALGQNQGPLYNDAEAPVGGNPQGDVTIVEFFDYRCGYCRKVHPAVENVLKKDAKVRIIYKEFPILGPPSVLAARAALASRAQGKYVAFHNALMSGGGSFSEAEILETAASVGLDSERLKKDMAAPEIEAILQKNFALAQALAIRGTPAFVVGKKLIPGAMEEADLAGLIQEARAGK
- a CDS encoding FAD-binding protein; this encodes MDQATLIQKLTEAVGADYIHTDPVALRAYDCDALTIYKGQPSAVVLPGSTEEVQRVVRLCREAGVPLIPRGAGTCLSGGATPAPGGVLAVFVRMNRIIEIDYENRLARVQPGVVNLHLSRETLPRGFHYAPDPSSQMACTIGGNAAENSGGAHCLKYGMTTNHIQGMTVVLGSGDAVHLGADGDETPGLDLRGFFVGSEGTFAAITELTVRLTPNPEGVRTMLACFKEVGDACRTVSEVIAAGAVPAAMELMDRYTIEAVEKVMQAGYPRDAGAVLLIELDGLPSSIRPLEKIIRDICMKNGCATFRLAQSEAERESLWMGRKKAFGAFGAIAPAYYCLDGTVPRSKLAEVIDEFDRIAARYGLRITNVFHAGDGSLHPNVLFDDRVPGETERAVECGAEVLRACIRAGGVLSGEHGIGIEKKREMRDQFDAATLGIMERAREAVDPDGMFNPGKILPGGEVEFPICDASQGVARMAAAFTK
- a CDS encoding Ldh family oxidoreductase, with amino-acid sequence MPSDSPRVFPAGALRGLVERLFAAAGCGPEDAAVAADVLLEADLRGYGTHGLLRLPMMIRRIQSGMIDPRARPRVTEEREASALVDAGRALGPVGVLYGARLAARKAARAGCCAVGVVNADHICMAGYYAEHIAREGLAGLLMGVVQPLVHPLGGGERVLGTNPLAIALPGEDGRPLLLDFATSEIAFGSVLRAKARGERLPPGAAVGPDGRPTTDPAEAAAGAVAPFGGHRGYGLSLFMGLLAGPLLGAKVGKPLGQAVREGRYDKGELLIAIDPAAFGDPGEFRRAAAVHIREVKGSRKAPGAPEIRIPGERGFAERERRLREGVPIDAAVWAEVASLAGELKVSLPG
- a CDS encoding VOC family protein translates to MPCFVKRVGHIGIHVKDVGRSIQFYREVLGLKLTGKWGPPDFRRPICFMRCGDMHHDLVFFELAEDARKAGIPLGDSEKRTQAGLHHIAFEAHDRETWLEALQHVRGKGIQLVSGPYTHGPEGSDGDSFVGGSGSHAFYFLDPDENRIEIYCWMMRVSRPSIAAPAPDL